Part of the Longimicrobium sp. genome is shown below.
CCACGGCCCGCACGTGATGCGCGCGGCCGAGTGGTACCGCGGCGGGCTGATCTTCTACTCGCTGGGGAACCTGCTGACGTACGGGCCCTTCACCCTGTCGGACCCGATGAACCGCGGCGGCATCGCCTGCGCGGACCTGCAGCCGGCGGGCGGCGTGTCGTACGCCGAGCTACGGTCGACGCGGCAGACGCCGCCGGGCCTCGTCGCCCCCGACGCGGCGGGTACGGCGGCGCAGCTGGTCGACGCGCTGGGGCTGCAGGACTTCCCCGCCACCGTCGCGCGCGTCACGCCGGACGGGCTGATGGCGCGCGCCGGCACCCTCCCCGCCGAAGGCGCGCCGTCCGCGACCGGCCCGCGGCGGCGCCAGCGCTAGTTGCGTCGCGCGAGGACGAACGACTGTGCATCGAATCACGAATGAAATGAATCACACGGAGGAAACGGAGGGAACGGAGGACTGACCTGAGTTCCTCCGTTTCCTCCGTTCCCTCCGTGTGATTCAATGCTGTTGGGATGACTTGGGGAAACGAAGAAGGCCCGCGACTGCATCGAGGCGCGGGCCCTTCTCTCGTGTGGCGATGCGAATCAGTGGCTGCCGCGCGCCGTCGTGTCCGTGCGCGCGGCCACCGCCGTGGCGCTGTCGTCGTCGGTGAGGAGGCGGCGGACGCCGTACCAGGCGCGCACCAGGTGCGACGCGGGGCGGTCCAGGTTGGCCTCCACGATGCGGCCGCTCCCGCTGCTGGCGTGGATGAAGCGGCCGTTGCCGATGTACATCCCCACGTGCGTGACGCGGCCGCCGCGCCCGAAGGTCAGGATGTCGCCCGGGCGCAGCTGCGACGGGTCGCGCGGCACCTCGCGGCCGGCCTGCGCCTGCTGCGCGGCCGTGCGGGGGAGCTCGTAGCCCATCGCCCGCATCAGGTACTTCAGGAAGCCGCTGCAGTCGAAGCCGCTGGGCGTGGTGCCGCCGAAGATGTAGCGGCGCCCGAGCTGCTGCCGCGCCAGCTGCACCACCGAGTCGCGGCGGGCGACCGCGCGAGGGGGCGTGCGCCGCGCGATCGCGACCACGGGGGCCGGCGCCGGGGCCGGGCGGACGATTTCCTGCGCGCTCAGCGCGGCCGGCAGCATCAGCAGTCCGGCGCAGGCGAGCGCGCGCAGTGCGTTTCCGCGTTGCTGGATCAAGGCGCTGTGTGCTTTGGGGTCCATGACGGATCGGCGCTGGGTGACCGAGGTCCGGGTGGCATCCCCGCCCTCGAGCGGGGGATGGCCGCGGCGCGCCGATACGGAACGAGCACTCTGCTTGGTTGAGCGGGGGCCAACCTACGCCCCGCTCATCGCCCCGTCAAACCCCTTCGGTCCGCGCGCGAACGGGATAATCTGACAAGTGACTGCTACGCAACCTGATACAAGCTGGGCCAGCGGCGTATTCTAATCCTCTCTTCGGTTGCCAATGTGGGGAAATCGCCGCCCCAGCGTGGGGAGGTGCTGGCGAGTGTCGGCTCAGCTTCCGCGACGAGTGAAGGTGAGATCGAGGACAGGATGATCAACCACGGCGACGACGCTTCCGCAGCAGATCAGGATTAGCTAGATTGGTTAGCTAACTCAACGGGAGATTGCACAAGATGATCGTCACCATCCACGCCGCCAAGACGAATCTCTCCAAGCTCATCGAGCAGGCCTGCGCAGGCGAGGAGATCGTGATCGCGCGCGGCAGCGAGCCGGTGGTGAGGTTGATTCCGGTGAACCGGGCCGAGCCACAGCGGAAGCCAGGCACCCTCAAGGGCGAGCTCGTCGTACCGGACGAGTTCTTCGAGCCCTTGCCTCAGGATGAACTGGAAGCCTGGGAGCAGTAGCGTGCGGATGCTCCTCGATACCCACACGCTATTGTGGTGGCTCTCCGACGACGAGCGTCTCCCGCAACGCGCCCGGGACGTGATCCTTGATGCGACAAACGAGGTGTTCGTCAGCGCAGCTTCGGCTTGGGAAGTCGCCACCAAGTTCCGACTCGGCAAGCTGCCCACCGCAACGCGTCTGGCTCACGATTTTGCAGGCCAGCTGCGGTCGCAACGGTTCGAACCGCTTCCAGTGACCATCGAGCATGGTCAGCGTGCGGGACTGCTTGCCGGTCCGCACAAGGACCCGTTCGACCGCATGCTCATTGCCCAAGCGCAGGCGGAGAACCTGGTGCTCGTGTCGAACGAGGAGTTGTTCGACAGCTACGGTGTCGTGCGCCTCTGGACCTGATTCTCGGGATGGGCAACAGAAGCGGGGCGCGCCGGCGATCGGCGCGCCCCGCTTCTCGCGCGGAGACACGCGCCGGTTAGTGCGGGTACTCCAGCTCCTCGCGCGTCCAGACCTCGCCGCCGCGGGCGACCAGGCGCACGCGGCGGAGGTTGGCGACGGAGGCGA
Proteins encoded:
- a CDS encoding C40 family peptidase, whose product is MIQQRGNALRALACAGLLMLPAALSAQEIVRPAPAPAPVVAIARRTPPRAVARRDSVVQLARQQLGRRYIFGGTTPSGFDCSGFLKYLMRAMGYELPRTAAQQAQAGREVPRDPSQLRPGDILTFGRGGRVTHVGMYIGNGRFIHASSGSGRIVEANLDRPASHLVRAWYGVRRLLTDDDSATAVAARTDTTARGSH
- a CDS encoding type II toxin-antitoxin system prevent-host-death family antitoxin, with protein sequence MIVTIHAAKTNLSKLIEQACAGEEIVIARGSEPVVRLIPVNRAEPQRKPGTLKGELVVPDEFFEPLPQDELEAWEQ
- a CDS encoding type II toxin-antitoxin system VapC family toxin, which codes for MLLDTHTLLWWLSDDERLPQRARDVILDATNEVFVSAASAWEVATKFRLGKLPTATRLAHDFAGQLRSQRFEPLPVTIEHGQRAGLLAGPHKDPFDRMLIAQAQAENLVLVSNEELFDSYGVVRLWT